TTACTACTTACCACAAAGAGCATCACGAGCTCCCGTAGCTGCCACCAAAACCTCAAATTCAAAATAGGAAACCTTGTGATTGTGTGGCTTACAAACCGCTTTCCAACCTGTTCCTTCAACAAAGAGAGCATTGAATAATCgtatttgtttacaaacaacaaaataacaataaattgtTATCCTTACCTCAAACTAGGTGTTGAAAACCTGTTTCATGGGAAGATGCCGTTTTATTTTTGAGTGCATATGTTATGTTACGATATTATTACAATATACATAACAGAATTACATTCACGCAAGTTAGCATTATTATGTGCTACTTCAACGAGGTAAATGCACGCGCATACATGTACTAGTCATCCACATTGATATTAGACTAGAAGACATTCATGAGAACAgttattttttctctttaatttatttgtttcagtTAAAATGAAACATAAGTCCATAGAATATTCTCGTGATTCAAACAATCATCATTAATGAATCAAAAACAGTGTATCATATACCCTTGACAGAGTATATCAGGGAAATTggtgttttgttcttttttatacattttcttatatttgtaaATCGATGATATTCGAAGGAAGACAATATGGATAAATAACATTAGAAGAAGGGCTACATGTacttataatgaaaaaaataaaaaaataacaggtCTATTCATTCATTCGGAATAAAAGTCGCTAACACACGAAATAAAAGCCACCTATTTTCATCTTTGTGTACATGGTCGTTAACTTATCGTCGACCTACTAGTTCGAATGTCCTGTTGGTTTATTCCACTCTATGTGCATCGAACTGGTACAAGTTAACGTATTTGATACTTTACGAGTAATCATATTACCTATACCTATTGTATTGCATCAAATGCATATTTAGTGTACCTTGAATACCGCCCGACCGGAATGTTTGCTACTACAAAGCCCTAACTGAACGTTTAATATCCAAAAGGTACCACATTTATAGTAAAACCCGAAAAAGTAATCATATATTTGCTTGATGATTACTTAATTTTCATAATGGCAAATCTTATACATCTGGCAGATCAGGTgtcaaaacaattacaaaaaaactgaaatccAATGAAAGTTCAGTCACTAATGAAATGGTAACATAAAAATCCCAGTGATATACTATAATTAGTGGTTCTAATTTCAATGAACTTTGTTGAACCAGGTGtacatttaataatttgatGTCTCTTCAATGATACCCAAAGCCAAGATAACTGAACATACAAACAGCGACGAGCTTATCAAttattatctaaatatttaccACCATTTTTCTGTGGACACTGCAAGCCTTCAAATTCAACTTTGGTATGAACTTCTACACCTAGCACCAACGCTATTTTCATAAGACAAATTTGAAGGCGACGAATAcctaaaagaaacaaaatttcatctagaaaaagtaatatttcgactaaataaatacatattttactcATAATAACTATAAGATAAACTTAAACTATAATTCCGTATAGAGGTCAAACCTTTAAAACTCAACGACCGAAACACACGATTAAAAATACAGAATAGCTTTTCGAGAGTAGTTTTGGACGTTTCATCAAAGGAAAATGATTCAAGAAAAGTGTTGTCTAGTTCGTATATACCTGTAGAATGAAGCTCTCAAATACATTAATCCTTAATATTCTCGACACAAAATGAAGCCTATTTGAACTCGCTGCATTCACTCGACAAAAATACTTTATATGTGTCTCACAGATAATATTGTGCTATAACAATATGCAGACAATCTGATAATTGGTACATACCTGAATTAATTAAATTTGTTCCGTTGAATTCTATGGGAAACTTTAAACTGATATCATCAGCTGTATTTATacttagttataaataaattcaaacgaGGGTTTATAAAAGATACTTGTGCAATTTCAgcttcaaaattaaaaacttacttATATGATTTAGCTCCCCTTGGCAAAATTTTCCGAAAAAATGTTTAATGCCTATGTTCTTCAAATCAGTTACTGTAAATGGCCAGAGATGGAGGACGTTGTTTCGAGTGAAAGCATCGCGTTTATCTATCAAAATAACTTTGCATCCCATAAAGGCAGTCTCTATGGCTAAACGTAGTCCACATGGCCCTGCACCAACAACTAGTACCTACAATGTAGaatgtcaaaatgcactttaaggAAGTTCCAAAAAAGGTAACACTATTGGTATATAGACATAATACCGACTGTTTCTTCAATCATTTATAGATTCTTTCGATCGGGAAacgaataaaataattataaatttcatataagAAAATGTTTGCTATATGCTAAATAGTATTCGTATGTGCTGATTTGAGGTATAATGCAATACATCAAATGCTTTGTAAATTTGGCGATTTTTTTAATCCATCATTTATTAGTAATCGTCCAACAAAAGTagtttaaggttcatcataacctttgGCTTATATGGCCGTAGTTACGTCACAAATTTTACTTTGAGTACATACACACCTGTACATCGGGAAAAGTTAAAATGGTGGcagaaaatttaaatgcattttcgATTCAGTAAAATATAAGCTTTTCTAGCTATTGTAGTTTATAGTTTGGAGCCGCAATCAAAATTAGACTTGTTTCAATTGAgttaccctctttaaataataatttattattattattatattatttttataagttctCCCCATGTAATAAATGGTTAATAGATGGACAGTAGTTTTCTTCAAAACATGGATGATTAAAACTGTGTATCTGAGTAAACCGTATCAACAGTGGTAGGGAAACGTATATTcgaaatattaacaaaacacCTGAAAAATAGCTGAtgtcaataacatttttttcaatcacaCATTCTTAAGTGTATTTATCAACAAGATATTTAAGATACGTTGCATATTTTGTGTCGTGGGTCAGATAACCTGAACACTCAACGTCCCACTGATATCATTTAACCAAAATTTAagcaaatacattaaaattaccCTTAGCCACTTTTCGATAAAAACGTAACAATATgtatttacaattcaaatgtTATCTAGTTATTATAATAGTTGGAGTACATGTATCTTAGAGTAAAAgtcatatacatttttatttaaagttttactGCATACGGTAGGTAGAGTGTTATTTTTATCGGTACAAAGTTTACATGTCCAAGTTAAAGGATATATCTAACCTAGACCTTATTTCAAGGTTAAAAGATAAATGTTAAGTGATTTTCTTAAACAcaattatcaattattaatgTCAATGTTTTGTATGGAATGAGTATACGCTACGTGTAAGTCTTGTAAGGTTGGTTTGACCCTGGGGTTTGACTATGAATTCTTTTTCATATGCATGGTTCAAAGGTGAAGTTGAAGAGTCATTTGATATCCGCTTCTAAcgtactatatgcaataggcaACACTTGTTTACGGCGTTTAGATATTTGGATAATGTATATGTAATTATTTGACTAACAACATTAATCTGACAATGATGTCATATTTACTGATCATTAAAGACAGTATCTATATgttacatttacaaatgtaaataaaaaactgTGTCTTCATGATGATCacacaatttaatttaaatcaatGAAGAAAGTCagacattttaatgtttgaaatcTTGCAATATCATTACATCTTTTTTAATCCatgattaaaaatgaaaacaatcattaatgtattgataatttgtGTTTTACGTCATATTAAGCACATTTAACTATATCATGGCGGTAAATATTTATTGGTGGATAATAATCGTAGTAGCAGGAGAAAAACCCAGACCATTGACAGGACAATAGGCAATCCTTATCAAGTAAGACTGCATTCGAACACACAAGTATTGCTCGGGGTTCGAACTCTCAACTTACGTATTTAACATACTTGAGATCGATGTAGATGAACTTCTCAGGAGAACACACGACCACCAAAGTGCAATGTTACCAAAGTATTTAAACAAAGCTATATACCTTTGAAACATATTTATCCAATCTTAAAATAACAACTTGGAAACAAAGTGTGGTTCGATCTTCATATTAACCAAGAGTATATCTAAATCACATGTTCATACCCATATTAATATACTTACTTTAGTAGCATCGCCATTTAGTGTTTTCGATGTAAATCTTTTCTGCAATTGATCTAAGAATCGTTTAATCTTCCAGTTGACCAATCCTGATTTCAATTTCTCAAAAAACTGTTCATGAGGTATATCGTCTAATCCAAGTTTTGCACTTAGTTCCCTAAAAGCTTTGAGTGTATCTTTACACGTGTGAGCTTCTGTAAAAGTGTTGAACTCTTTCATCTTGTAGCCTATAAAATATAACAGCtcgatttgtttaaattttatcagttttatttGCATATCTGTATTATCAATATCAAGAcctttgattttcattttaaagaagATATATAGTATTTACTTCATACatttgtgtttacatttatGTATAAGTATATTATCGGCAAATCAGTTTTCGCATCAAATATTATGACTGTGTTCAATATAACAAAACCAAAAATAGAAGTCAAAAagatttgactgtccctttggtatctttcgtccctcttttatttaaCAGAAAATGCTGAgcagataaaggcaacagtcgTATACCattgttcaaaactcataaatccaaggACAtcaaacaaaatcggggtaacaaactcaaaccgagggaaacgcattaaatataagaggagaacaatgacataacactaaaatgtaacacacagagaaacggacTGAGCATCAAACAAAATCccaagaaaataacaaatataacatgaaaatacataaatttgggacAGACTActtaagtaccgtgacacgtcttttcgcaatgtgaatttacactcaaaaataagagaaaacaaacgacgcaacgttaaaatgtaacacacacacacacacacacacacacacacacacacacacacacacacacacacatacacagaagcgaactataatataacaatggccgtattcctgacttggtacaggtcatttttaaaggaaaaatggtgggttgcacctggttttgtggcatgccaaacctcgcacttttatggccatgtaaaatataacatcaaaattacAACACGGTGTCACGCAGATTGTTGTCCGATCCGTCTTTTATTAAAGATAGGGCATATAATACGCTTTGTATTTAATCAGATGATTATAAGTTTGAATTACTAGTATTATATGTTAAATCTTAAAAACATCTTCAATAAAGACTTGATATTTCGTTTGTGATTATCATGTGTGGCAAATgcatttgattatttaaaataaatgtttcatggAGACCGTTTAATGTACATAGATTACATTCGTTTAAGTGCACCgaatataagtaatatttttattcatgaatgGACACATGAAAAGAAATTGTAATTACTTTACCAATATGAAATTAGAATACGTACAATACTATcattaaagaaacaaataataacaattaaaataatctaatGTTAACTGTTAGTGTATCAATAACAATATTAACGATATTGTTGATGACATGCTAAATGATCTAATTAGTTTTGTAGTGACACTGATATGATCTTATACCGCCGTAACAAAAGCGCACAATGTACACCGACGACAAATCAAACCTTCTCAAAATACCCTctgtaataaataaacaacagacTCAGCAAACCTAATCGTAGGTCAAAGACTACCTGTAGAACAATATCTGTTTATTTAGGCCTTTAATGATTATGCAAATATAAAAGTCGAAGCAAAATGGTATGGTGTCTTTGAATAAGGCGAATCAACATTATCCCATTTCCTTGAAACCTTTAAAAAACACACCTCAAATTGTTAATATTCAGTTCTTTTGTATACATTACAAATGTTCAAATAGCAGGTAAAAACAGGTCTAAATAGGtcgaattatttttttttatctaaatatagTTCAAATGTAAGAGCTATTTAAACTGGTTTAAAGTGTACAAAATGCAACTTAACACATATTGATTGAAAACATCCGACGAAGTATAACTTCATTAACTTATGATTAAGCAAAAACTTGCGTGAAAAAAGagaccagaaaaaataaaaataaaaaattaaattacaaaaacatgaaaaagagtaatttgcttttgattttactAATTCTATTTCAACTAGACAAATATATCTTACAGtgtatttacagtttatttatgATTCGGaaattattgttgtttttatggAATACacgtatttttttatatttgcgaTTTCAAATCCAcgaatttgtttttaacattttttcgtCCTCAGAATCTGGGAATCAATAtgtacttttcaaaataaaagaacataAAGAAACACATAGCACAAgttgaaagttataaaaaaatactcatTTTCAGTTCATTGCTACAAATACCCCCGAGATCTATGAGCAGTCAAGTTATTAATCTAGATACTGAGCATATAATGTACAATTCAATTGCCTATTATGGCGAGCCTAGCTTGGGAGCAAATATTGGTATACCCTTTAATGACAACTTTGAATAGCTTAATGcttatttcaatgttatttaatatcaactgttataaatgtatacatgGTTTTGAGAGCGTACAAACAAGataattacaatgtaaaaatgATATCGCTCTATGTATTATTTATAGATATCCAATATACAACATATAACATAGTACAAGTGTTTGTACATGACACAAAGCAAAACGAAAGTAGATACCAGTAGCATCAAAACGAAAGTAAATATAGGTAGAGTCGATTCATCAACGATGCAGAAGTTATCTCCAAGGAATcgattatataaaatattgtgaaattaaattGATCTTCCAAACAATGGTACAACAAAGTACAAAAAAGTATTTACACCTTACCGTCTCCAAAAGACCTTTCTGACCACTAGTTACAACAAAACCATCTTTAGGACTAGTCGGGTATTTAAACGTTGTGTTTATGATCCTGACTATACTGGTTTAGAATATATTGTAAGGATAGCTATTGGatcatcaatattttgaaataaatatttcctgGAATCACACGAAACTGGATTTTTAACAAGATTAAGTAACACTTTTTTTTGAACGGTGATTGAACAAATTACAGGTGAAAAATTAACTAAATGGTTTAACTATTTAAATGTATCTATGCTATACAGTATATAtgtgttgaatctaaaaatagCTAAATATTAAAGTGGAAATTTAAATTGGCTAGTCCACCTTCCAACTCTTAAGGTTATAAAAAACTGTTAATCCTCCCAATTTCTTTGAACTGTCACATTCGATTTAATTTTTGggaaattatttgtatttagtaATAGTTTcatgtaacatttaaaaaatatagtgCCATGGAATGTACGTTGAAAAcatgaatatacaaataaataatgtcTTGGGTTACATGTGTTTTTAATCTGTATTATTACAGATTACATAGcatatgtattatatttgtttgtagcAAACCAAATACTACCAAAAACAACGacaatacaaaaaagttaaatactattaaatcaaaaataatttgtgtatCAGTAAGGACTTATTAATCACATAACAGGATCATAATTGGTCAGCATTTGATGAACTTAATAAAACGTCAAGTAAATTGactaaaacaaacattttgattttaaaccatctttttttttcagatttacctttttcacaattaaaaatcaGATCTGAAGCAAAGCATTAAAAGAGCcgcaaaataccaaaattacaTTCAAACTCAACTGTCGAAACCAAACTGAAAACGCCAGGCCAAgagaaaaattccaaaaaagacaaacagcgGTGTACAAAACATGACTTTGCAAAAGAAAGATCTTATGTGCTCCAAAAGGGTAATCAGATCTGTTACACATGAGACAACCGTCGTGTTGTTATTGTAAATCATCCGTcatattcggtaggtcacattcggaGAAAAAGAGAACGCGATTGCGGTTACGATGATGGGAACATGTCAgtcgtcatctgtgaaacatATATACCATAACGTTAACCAACTTTTCGAAGAAATGATAACAACttctttgaacttttgatttaatAGCTTTGTTGTGCGCAGCAGCCTTTATCATAGAAAAACACGATAGGAAACGCAAGTCCTGCAATATTGTATTAACTGAGTATAAGTTTCATGTTTCAGCGCTGCTGGAATGTAGCAACATAGAATGGAGAGTTCACAATTTGGAAGCAATTCAGAAACTAAGTTATTCTATactatatatgttttgaaaatgacTTACAAATCAAAGTAAAATTGGTAGTTGCCTTTGtcacaaaaacatatttatataatgcAGTATTCATATCGTTCGTATAAAACCAAGTGACAGTTCTCAGTTGAAGCTATTTTTGATAACTGTacatcatttgattttaaactaATTTCATTGTCgtattatcttatttttatataatgagAATAAAACAAGTCCTTATAGATTTTTAAAGTCTATGTTCGCAGATATTCtagttattatatttgttatatataggTAACAGGATTTTACCAAAGTTCGAAGGAACATATATAGTTCAAATTATATTTCCTTTTAGTAACAAAAATCTCTCTTTGACTTTAATGGAAGCCTTTTCCTTGAATTGACAACTGGTTTATCTTTAAGACAtatgttgattgattgatgtttgaacacCTCTTCCAGCATTATTGTTTTAATTCGTGGCGGTCAGCTGTTTATATTAATGACGCAAGAGTGTCCGTAGAGAATCACTAACATTCGGTAAGAAAACTGACACTCCTAATCAATTAAGAGTGGAGTTGAGATCACCTGTTTCGTCATGGATTGGAACTTTCAACCTCATTGTTGACAGGCTAATGATATAGAAGTACGATGAATTAGACGCTTAAACACCGTGACCCTGTAATAAATAGAAGTTGTCATATATCATTTTCGTCGAGCGCGCGACTTGTCGCAGAAAAATCGACATTAGGGAAGTGGTCCGGCTTCGTCAGTGTTAGTACACTTCAAAAACTGAATATTTTAGAATGTGGAAAACCAGGATAATTCATTtgttgtatatagatgcctcatgctACAAAGTTTCTGTCTGGCATAAGTATATTGTCCTTGTTCTCATTTTCATGGTGCAGTGACCACTTgcaaaaaaaagagatttttttgtaatgttattattttcttcttattattaataataggaTTCCTATATTtagtatgtgcgtaccttgcaaggtcctcatgcccacTTGACAGATTtcttttgatcccaatttcatttcatggatcagtgaacacggttaagttttggtggtcaagtctatatatcagatactataagcaataggtctataCATGtcgtatggaatgattgtaaggtgcgatatttggtgtatggaaatattttatgatgtgcaGTCTTGcaaattttatttgaccttgacctcattgtcaCGGTTCATTGTTCACTGTTAGATTAAACTGATTGTGTCtgattttcttgaaatataAGCAATAGGTTAACTGTATTTGTTAGATGGATGTTTGTTGTAAGGcaggattgtaaggtgtatataatttttcttgaaggtatcatctgaccttgaccttatttttatgGTCAGTTGGTAAATGAtaagttttcatggttaagtttGTTAAAAtgatcatagataccaggatcaaaCTGTGTATTaacgccagacgctcgtttcgtctacaaaagactcatctgtgacgctcaagtaccaaaaagttaaaaggcgAAATATAGTACGAAGTTGAGGAGTATTGAGGAACAAAATTCCTAAACATTTTGCCAagtacagctaaggtaatctattactgaggtagaaaagcctaagta
This is a stretch of genomic DNA from Mytilus trossulus isolate FHL-02 chromosome 6, PNRI_Mtr1.1.1.hap1, whole genome shotgun sequence. It encodes these proteins:
- the LOC134722428 gene encoding protein-methionine sulfoxide oxidase mical3b-like produces the protein MKEFNTFTEAHTCKDTLKAFRELSAKLGLDDIPHEQFFEKLKSGLVNWKIKRFLDQLQKRFTSKTLNGDATKVLVVGAGPCGLRLAIETAFMGCKVILIDKRDAFTRNNVLHLWPFTVTDLKNIGIKHFFGKFCQGELNHISIRRLQICLMKIALVLGVEVHTKVEFEGLQCPQKNGGTGWKAVCKPHNHKVSYFEFEVLVAATGARDALCEYKLRFENGTVTKQGYYISNKYFKVDKYSVDNIVFLL